One region of Malania oleifera isolate guangnan ecotype guangnan chromosome 6, ASM2987363v1, whole genome shotgun sequence genomic DNA includes:
- the LOC131158374 gene encoding probable lysophospholipase BODYGUARD 3, translated as MLYTHMHISATMDVLAEKAKWVLALIGRLINETLGFIVFSFLDLLDFVLCFVYKAVDFLVESEWKPCYCGSSAKEAAVTGGGGKILVVSEPGQSKVVRLISSKLQLEEISDTLYTRPSSLSEVSKFTVGELRRLNRVDDVAVVKSSKKAGSVRSTVTVNSTVIEMIQGKIGGQRLYPVPRWSDCDCGTCTSWSSSAAKGSALFVRTHGAKSGKARENVLFIHGFISSSAFWTETVFPNLSVAAKSSYRLFAVDLLGFGRSPKPTDSLYTLREHLDMIEKSVLEPHRVRSFHIVAHSLGCILALALAAKYPGSVKSLTLLAPPYFRVPKGEQATQYVLRRIAPRRVWPLIAFGASLACWYEHISRTVCLLICKHHRLWEFLTKLLTRNRIRTFLCEGFFCHTHNAAWHTLHNIICGTAGKIDGYLDAVRSQPDCHVALFHGRDDELVPTECSYSLQSRIPRARLKVVEKKDHITIVVGRQKAFARELEEIWQKSNGSD; from the exons ATGTTGTACACGCACATGCACATCTCGGCAACAATGGACGTACTCGCCGAAAAAGCGAAATGGGTTTTGGCATTGATTGGGAGACTCATAAACGAAACTCTGGGATTCATCGTCTTCTCCTTCCTAGATCTCCTCGACTTCGTCCTCTGTTTCGTTTACAAAGCGGTGGACTTCCTTGTGGAGTCCGAGTGGAAGCCCTGCTACTGCGGCTCCTCCGCCAAGGAGGCCGCCGTCACAGGCGGAGGAGGCAAGATCCTAGTCGTCTCCGAGCCCGGACAGTCCAAGGTCGTGCGCCTCATCTCCAGCAAGCTTCAGCTGGAAGAGATATCCGACACGCTCTACACTCGCCCCTCCTCTCTCTCGGAAGTGTCGAAGTTTACGGTCGGGGAGCTGAGACGGCTCAACAGGGTGGATGACGTGGCAGTGGTCAAATCTAGCAAGAAAGCAGGGTCCGTGAGGTCGACGGTCACAGTTAACTCCACCGTGATAGAGATGATACAGGGGAAGATCGGAGGGCAAAGATTGTATCCTGTTCCTCGGTGGTCGGATTGCGACTGTGGGACCTGCACTTCTTGGTCCTCCTCCGCCGCTAAAGGAAGTGCTCTTTTCGTTCGGACACATGGCGCTAAAAGCG GGAAAGCGCGGGAGAACGTATTGTTCATCCACGGGTTCATATCGTCGTCGGCGTTTTGGACGGAAACGGTGTTCCCGAACTTGTCGGTGGCGGCGAAGTCGAGCTACCGGCTGTTCGCGGTGGACCTCTTGGGGTTCGGCCGGAGCCCGAAGCCTACTGACTCGCTGTACACGCTGAGAGAGCACTTGGACATGATAGAGAAATCGGTGCTGGAGCCGCACAGAGTGAGATCCTTCCACATCGTCGCCCATTCCTTGGGTTGCATTCTCGCCCTCGCCCTTGCCGCTAAATATCCCGGCTCCGTCAAGTCCCTCACCCTCCTTGCCCCT CCATATTTCCGGGTACCGAAGGGCGAGCAGGCGACGCAGTACGTGCTGAGAAGGATAGCGCCGCGGCGCGTGTGGCCGCTGATAGCGTTCGGCGCCTCCTTGGCCTGCTGGTACGAGCACATCAGCCGCACCGTCTGCCTCCTCATCTGCAAGCACCACCGCCTCTGGGAATTTCTCACCAAACTCCTCACCCGCAACAG GATTAGGACGTTCCTATGTGAAGGATTCTTCTGCCACACACACAACGCCGCGTGGCACACCCTTCACAACATCATATGTGGGACCGCCGGTAAAATCGATGGATACTTGGACGCCGTCAGATCGCAGCCGGACTGCCACGTGGCCCTATTCCACGGCCGTGATGACGAGCTCGTCCCCACCGAATGCAGCTACAGCCTGCAGAGCAGAATCCCCCGGGCCCGCCTGAAGGTGGTGGAGAAGAAGGACCACATCACCATCGTCGTCGGCAGGCAGAAGGCCTTCGCCAGAGAACTAGAGGAGATCTGGCAGAAATCGAACGGCTCCGATTAA